In the Aeromicrobium fastidiosum genome, TCGAGGGTCTCGGTCACGGGTTCCTCCATCGGGCAAGAGTAGAACATCTGTACCTCAACATACTTGTACAACCCTGTCTATACAGGTACGGTGAAGTGGTTGGTTGTGAGCCCTGACACAGGGCCTCAGATGATGGACCTACCGAGGAGTCGAAGCAGATGCAGGTGTCAACAGCCGCCCTGACCCGGGTCGCACGAGATCACGGATACGCCGTCCCGGCCGTCAACGTGTTCGACGAGGTCGGCATGCGCGCGGTCGTCGAGGCCGCCGAGCTGCGTTCGGCGCCGCTGATCGTCCAGGTGTCGGTCAAGACGACGCGGTCAGTCGGCACGGGACTCCTCACCGACACGTTCCGAGCCCTCACCCGGGATGCTTCCGTGCCGGTGGCGCTCCACCTCGACCACTGCCCCGACCGGGCCGTCGTCGCGGAGGTCATCGCGGCGGGTTGGTCGTCCATCCTGTTCGACGCCTCCGACCGCGACCTCGCCACCGCGGAGCGAGAGACGACCGAGGTCGTCGCTGCCGCCCACGCCGCCGGCGTCGACATCGAGTCCGAGATCGAGAACATCCTCGGCGTCGAGGATGGCGTCGGGTCCGACGACGCTCAGCACGCCTACAGTGTCGAGCAGCTCGCCGAGGTCGCCGAACGCACAGGCGCGGACCTGCTGGCTCCGCAGCTCGGGACGAGCCACGGCATGTTCACGTCCAAGCCGACCCTGCTGCCCGAGCGAGTCACGGCCTTGGCCGCTCTGACCGACAAGCCCATCGTCCTGCACGGCGGTACGGGCCTGTCCGACGAAGAGTTCCGGTCGTTCATCTCCGCCGGCGTCTCGAAGATCAACATCTCGACCGCCGTGAAGATGTCCTACATGCGGGCCGCCGCCGCCCATCTGGACGAGGCCCGCCGCACGGACCGCTGGGACCCGCCGTCGATGTTCAGGTCCGTCTCGGACGCCGTCCGGTCGGAGATCGTCGCGCACATCGACGCGTTCGGGGCGGCCGGCCGCGCCGAAGCCGCGGTGAAGGCGATGCCGTCATGACTTCGAACTTCCTCATCTTCGACTGCGACGGCGTCCTCGCCGACACGGAGCGAGATGGACACCTTCCGGCCTTCAACGAGACCTTCGAGCACTTCGGAGCTCCCATCCGATGGAGCCAGGACGACTACGCCGAGCTCCTGAGGATCGGCGGCGGCAAGGAACGCCTCGCCTCCGTCCTGACCCCCGAGCTCGTGAAGGAGGCTGGGCTCCCCACCGACCCGCGGCAGCAGCGCGATGTCGTCCTGTCCTGGCACGCGTACAAGACCGCGCGCTACACCGACATGGTCCGAGCCGGCCGTCTCCCCGGACGGCCGGGTGTCGCCCGCATCGTCGCGGAGGCGCACGACGCGGGATGGGGGCTTGCCGTCGCTTCGACCTCGGCTGAAGAGTCGGTGCGGGCTGTGCTCGAGCACGTCGTCGGACCCGAGCTCTCCACGCACTTCTCCGTGTTCGCCGGAGACGACGTCGCGGCGAAGAAGCCCGCACCCGACATCTACCAGCTGGCGCTGGCGCAGCTCGGCGCGTCCTCCACGAGTGCCATCGTCATCGAGGACAGCCATGTCGGCCTGACCGCGGCGCTGGCGGCTGGGCTCGTCACCGTCGTCACCCAGAGCAGCTACACCGCTGACGAGGACTTCTCGGGTGCAGCTCTCGTCGTCAGCTCGCTGGGCGACTACCCGGCAGACCCCACGGTCGTCCTCGACTCGCCCCACGGCACCGCGATCGTCGGCCACGTGGGAATCGACGACCTCATCCGCGTGAGGGCAGCCGCCCTCTCGGCCAACTCAACACCCGGTAGGTGACCATGAACGACAGCGGCAGCACGACCGGGACGACCCGGCTCGAGAACACCGTCAAGACCATCGCCACGACCTGCGTGGCCAACGAGCAGTACTTCTGCGACCTCGACTCCGTCGTCGGCGACGGAGACTTCGGCTACTCCCTCGCCCGGGGGTTCGAGAAGGTCCTCGAGGACTGGGACAGCTACGACCGTTCCGACCTCTCCACCTTCCTGCAGGGCGTCGCGACGACGATGAGCAGTCGCATCGGCGGCACCTCGGGGCCGATCTGGGGCACGGCCTTCCTCCGGGCCGCCATCGCCATCAAGTCCAAGCAATCGCTGGAGGGTGCCGATGTGGTCTCGATGCTTGATGCCGCCATCGCCGGCATCAAGAAGCGAGGCGGAGCTGAGGTCGGCGACAAGACCCTGCTCGACGCCCTGGTGCCTCTCACCGACGAGATCCGCGACGGCGTCGCCGAGAACGCAGAGCCGCGCGCCATGGCCGAACGAGCGGCCAAGGTCGCTCGCGAGTCCGCCGAGGCAACCAGCGCCCTGACGGCGCGACGAGGGCGAGCCTCCTACACCGGGGACCGAAGCATCGGCTCTCCCGACCCGGGAGCGATCGCCATGGCCGTGCTCGCCGAGCACATCGTCGACTCCTGGGCCTGACCGCCCACCCCACCGCCCCGTCAAGACGAAGGAACCAGCATGAAGAAGTTCATCAACGACCCCCAGGCTTTCGTGCCCGAGATGCTGCAGGGACTCGCGCTCGCGAACCCGGACACCCTCACGTACGTGCCCGAGTTCAACCTGATCCTGCGCGCCGACGCTCCCCACCATGACCGCGTGTCCATCATCCAGGGCTCCGGATCCGGCCACGAGCCGGCTCACGTCATGCTCGTCGGCGACGGCATGCTGGACGGCGCCTGCCCCGGCGACGTCTTCGCTGCCCCTCCGACGGAGTACGTGCTCGAAGCGGCTCGGCGCCTCGCCAGCGACAAGGGCGTTCTTCTCCTGGTCAACAACTACACGGGCGACAAGATGGCGTTCGAGATGGCCGAGGAGCTGGCCGACGCCGAGGGCATCAAGGTCCGCACCCTGTTCATCAACGACGACGTGGCCGTCGAGGACTCGCTTTACACGATCGGCCGACGGGGTGTGGCCGGCAACTTCTTCGTGATCAAGGCCGTCGGTGCCGCGGCAGCAGCCGGCGCAGACCTGGACGAGATCGTCCGCATCGGCGAGAAGGTCAACGCCGCCACCCGCACCATGGGTGTCGCGTTGACGGCCTGCACCCCGCCCGCGAAGGGGACGCCGCTGTTCGACATCGGCGACGACGAGATGGAGGTCGGCGTCGGCATCCACGGCGAGCCGGGCCGCCGGCGGACCACGATGACCTCCGCGAACGAGATCGTCGACGAGCTGCTGGAGGCCATCATCCCGGATCTCCCGTTCTCGTCCGGCGACGACGTCGCCCTGATGGTCAACGGCCTCGGCGGCACGCCCATCAGCGAGCTCTACCTCCTGTACGGGATCGCCCACGCCCGCCTCGCCGAGAAGGGCATCTCCATCGGACGCAACTACGTCGGCTCGTACTGCACGGCGCTCGACATGGTCGGGACCTCCGTGACCCTCGTCAAGCTCGACGACGAGATCCGGTCGCTGCTCGAAGCGCCGGCCCACATCCCGGTTCGCATCTTCTGATGCTCATCGGACTCGGCTGCGACCCGAACGCCCACGACCTCAAGCAGACCCTCGCCGACTACGCGGTCGAGCTCGGCCATGAGATCAAGGACTTCGGCTCAGATGATCCGCTCTACTCCAACACGGCCGTCCGCGTCGCGGAGAGCGTCGTGAGGGGCGACGTCGATCGCGCCGTCGTCCTGTGCGGGACGGGCATCGGCGTCTCCATCGCGTCGAACAAGGTCAAGGGCGCCTACTGCGCACTGGTCACCGATGCCTACCAGGCAGAGCGCGCCCAGCTCAGCAACAACGCCAACATGATCGCCCTGGGCTCGCAGGTGACGGGTGTGGAGTCGGCCAAGCGCATCCTGGCGACCTACTTGGGCGCGACGTACGTGGAGTCACCGCGCAGTGCGCCCAAGCTGGCCGAGATGTACAAGTACGAGGTCTCCACGTGAGGAGGCTGGCACCGCAGGATCTCCGGATCGAGGCCGAGGAGGCCCGTCTGCTCATCCTCAGGATGCTGAGGGGCGGACGCTCCGGTCACGTCGGCGGGGCCCTGTCGTGCGTCGACATCCTGACGACGCTCTACTTCGACGAGATGGACATCGACCCGCTCGAGCCCACCCGGCCCGACCGGGACCGGTTCATCCTGTCGGCCGGTCACAAGGCCCTCGCGCAGTACGCAGTGCTGGCCCGAAGGGGCTACTTCCCGGAGCCGTGGGTCGACACCTACTCCGACCTCGGCAGTCGCCTCGCGGGGCACCCGGACATGCACAAGCTGCCCGGTGTCGAGGCGAACACCGGTGCCCTGGGCCACGGGCTCTCGATCGCGTGCGGCATCGCCCTCGGCCTCCGGTTGCAGGAACGCCGCAGCAGGGTGTTCGTCGTGCTGGGCGACGGGGAGCTCCCGGAAGGGTCCAACTGGGAGGGCGCGGCGATGGCCGCGCACCACCAGCTCGGCAACGTGGTGGCGTTCGTCGACGTCAACGACCTGCAGATCAGCGGACGCACCGCGGACGTCATGAACATGGAGCCGATCGCCGACAAGTTCGCAGCCTTCGGGTGGAAGGTCCGCACCATCGACGGCAACGACGTCGAGCAGATCCAGGGCGTTCTCGCCGAGGTGGACCGCGACTCGAGCAGCCCCACGGCGGTCGTCGCCCAGACGACGAAGGCCAAGGGCGTCAGCAGCCTGGAGGACACCGCCGCCTCCCACTACTGGAAACCCGCCGCGGCTGAGATGGCCGAGGCCGAGGCGGAGATCCGCGCGCGCCTTCAGCAGCTCAGCCTTCAGACGGTCGCCCGATGACCGCCGCACCTGAGCTCGTCGACCCTCGCAAGACGTTCGGCCAGGCGGTCACCGAGTTCGCGGCCGACGACTCCCGTGTCGTCGTGCTGTCCGCCGACAGCGGAGTGTCCTCAGGCTTCGGCGCGTTTCGTGACCGGTTCCCGGGGCGCTACCTGGAGTTCGGCATCCAGGAGCACGGGGCCACCGGCGTCGCCTCGGGTCTGGCGACCACCGGACTCGTGCCGGTGTTCGCCGCCATCGCGGCGTTCGTGACGAACCGCAACTACGAAGCCTTCCGCAACGACGTCGCGTACATGGGCCAGAACGTCAAGATCGTCGGGCGCAACGGCGGGATGACGTACTCCGACCTCGGGCCGACGCACTACTCGCTCGAGGACTACGCCATCATCCGGATGCTCCCCGGCGTCGTGGTCCTCTCCCCGCAAGACCCCGGAGAGATCAGGGCAGCCGCCCGGGCCATGCTCACCCATGAGGGCCCGGTCTACATGCGCATCGGTGGGCCGGCGATCGCGAACCTGTTTGCCGAAGGACCCTTCGTCATCGGCAAGGGACGGACTCACCGCTCGGGCGACGTCGCCACGGTGGTGAGCACGGGGCCTGCGACGGCGAACACCATCGCGGCGGTCGACGCGCTGCGAGCAGAAGGGGTGACGCTCGATCTGCTCTGCATGCCTACCGTCGAGCCGGTGGACGCAGAGCTCATCATCGAGTCTGCGACGCGCACCGGCCACGTGATCACGGTCGAGGAGCACTACGACCGGGGCGGTCTGTCCGCAGCGGTGTCAGAGTGCCTCGGGCCGCTCAGGGTGCGGCACGACGCGATCGGTCTGCCGCACCAGCACGTCATCACGGGAACGTACGAGGGGCTCCTCGCCACGTACGGGCTGGATGCCGAGGGTCTCACTCGCCAGCTGCGTGACATCGTCGCGGCCGGACGGCCTGCGTCGGCCAAGTAGCCATGCACCACCATTCTGCGAGAACACCTCGGCGAGCAACGAAGCAACGTCGGTCGGTCCAGCCGTCAGCGGCACCTCACGCGAGCAGGCCAGGATCGCCTGGCCAATGAGCCGGGTCAGTCGGCGTGGCTGCTCCGGCCTTCGAGGTCGACAGCAGCGACCGCCTCGTGGATCAGTTCTCGCGCTGCCCTGACCATTGCGTCGTTCGCTCGCTTCGTGATGCTCCGCATGACGATGCGTCGAGTGCCCAGCCCGTGCAGATCGAGAACATCGACACCGTCCGGTACGGACTCCCCGAGAGCCAAGGCCGGCACGAGAGCCATGCCCTCCCCGGCCGCCACGAGAGCGAGCGCGGTCGTCGTCTCGTAGTACCGGTGCAGGGTGGTGGGCCCGGAGCCACTGCCACGCCGCAGTCTGTTCGCCGCGGCAGAACTTGCCGACGCCTCGTCGACCCCCAGCCAGGGGACAGCCAGGCGGTCGAGGTCGACGCTGTCGTCCCGAAGGACGGTTCCGGCCGGCACCACGAGCCGCCACGGCTCATCCAGCAGGGGTTCCTCGATGACTCCTGGGGGAAGGTCCGGTGGGTCGCCGGAGGCATCCAGCTCGACGACCAGGACGTCGAGCTCTCCACGGCGCAGGAGCCTGCCGAGCTGCGGCAGGTCGCCTTCGACGAGCTCCACCTGGATGCGGGGAAACCTGGCCCTCCAGTCAGCCAGGCTCGGCACCAGGACGGAGCGCAGGAAGCTGCTGAATGCCCCGACGCGCATCGTCCCGTCCGGCCCGGCGGGCCGATCAACAGCGAGCAGAGCGGTCGCCATGACGCGCTCGATGTCCTCCGCGGCCTGCGCCATCGTGAGGCCCGCC is a window encoding:
- the dhaK gene encoding dihydroxyacetone kinase subunit DhaK; amino-acid sequence: MKKFINDPQAFVPEMLQGLALANPDTLTYVPEFNLILRADAPHHDRVSIIQGSGSGHEPAHVMLVGDGMLDGACPGDVFAAPPTEYVLEAARRLASDKGVLLLVNNYTGDKMAFEMAEELADAEGIKVRTLFINDDVAVEDSLYTIGRRGVAGNFFVIKAVGAAAAAGADLDEIVRIGEKVNAATRTMGVALTACTPPAKGTPLFDIGDDEMEVGVGIHGEPGRRRTTMTSANEIVDELLEAIIPDLPFSSGDDVALMVNGLGGTPISELYLLYGIAHARLAEKGISIGRNYVGSYCTALDMVGTSVTLVKLDDEIRSLLEAPAHIPVRIF
- a CDS encoding RpiB/LacA/LacB family sugar-phosphate isomerase, with the translated sequence MLIGLGCDPNAHDLKQTLADYAVELGHEIKDFGSDDPLYSNTAVRVAESVVRGDVDRAVVLCGTGIGVSIASNKVKGAYCALVTDAYQAERAQLSNNANMIALGSQVTGVESAKRILATYLGATYVESPRSAPKLAEMYKYEVST
- the dhaL gene encoding dihydroxyacetone kinase subunit DhaL, whose product is MNDSGSTTGTTRLENTVKTIATTCVANEQYFCDLDSVVGDGDFGYSLARGFEKVLEDWDSYDRSDLSTFLQGVATTMSSRIGGTSGPIWGTAFLRAAIAIKSKQSLEGADVVSMLDAAIAGIKKRGGAEVGDKTLLDALVPLTDEIRDGVAENAEPRAMAERAAKVARESAEATSALTARRGRASYTGDRSIGSPDPGAIAMAVLAEHIVDSWA
- a CDS encoding HAD-IA family hydrolase; amino-acid sequence: MTSNFLIFDCDGVLADTERDGHLPAFNETFEHFGAPIRWSQDDYAELLRIGGGKERLASVLTPELVKEAGLPTDPRQQRDVVLSWHAYKTARYTDMVRAGRLPGRPGVARIVAEAHDAGWGLAVASTSAEESVRAVLEHVVGPELSTHFSVFAGDDVAAKKPAPDIYQLALAQLGASSTSAIVIEDSHVGLTAALAAGLVTVVTQSSYTADEDFSGAALVVSSLGDYPADPTVVLDSPHGTAIVGHVGIDDLIRVRAAALSANSTPGR
- a CDS encoding transketolase family protein; its protein translation is MTAAPELVDPRKTFGQAVTEFAADDSRVVVLSADSGVSSGFGAFRDRFPGRYLEFGIQEHGATGVASGLATTGLVPVFAAIAAFVTNRNYEAFRNDVAYMGQNVKIVGRNGGMTYSDLGPTHYSLEDYAIIRMLPGVVVLSPQDPGEIRAAARAMLTHEGPVYMRIGGPAIANLFAEGPFVIGKGRTHRSGDVATVVSTGPATANTIAAVDALRAEGVTLDLLCMPTVEPVDAELIIESATRTGHVITVEEHYDRGGLSAAVSECLGPLRVRHDAIGLPHQHVITGTYEGLLATYGLDAEGLTRQLRDIVAAGRPASAK
- a CDS encoding LysR family transcriptional regulator, giving the protein MDVDPKRLGTLLAVARNGGVVAAADELRVSPSAISQQLTKLEQEVGQALVLRTTRGTTLTSAGLTMAQAAEDIERVMATALLAVDRPAGPDGTMRVGAFSSFLRSVLVPSLADWRARFPRIQVELVEGDLPQLGRLLRRGELDVLVVELDASGDPPDLPPGVIEEPLLDEPWRLVVPAGTVLRDDSVDLDRLAVPWLGVDEASASSAAANRLRRGSGSGPTTLHRYYETTTALALVAAGEGMALVPALALGESVPDGVDVLDLHGLGTRRIVMRSITKRANDAMVRAARELIHEAVAAVDLEGRSSHAD
- a CDS encoding transketolase, giving the protein MRRLAPQDLRIEAEEARLLILRMLRGGRSGHVGGALSCVDILTTLYFDEMDIDPLEPTRPDRDRFILSAGHKALAQYAVLARRGYFPEPWVDTYSDLGSRLAGHPDMHKLPGVEANTGALGHGLSIACGIALGLRLQERRSRVFVVLGDGELPEGSNWEGAAMAAHHQLGNVVAFVDVNDLQISGRTADVMNMEPIADKFAAFGWKVRTIDGNDVEQIQGVLAEVDRDSSSPTAVVAQTTKAKGVSSLEDTAASHYWKPAAAEMAEAEAEIRARLQQLSLQTVAR
- a CDS encoding class II fructose-bisphosphate aldolase encodes the protein MQVSTAALTRVARDHGYAVPAVNVFDEVGMRAVVEAAELRSAPLIVQVSVKTTRSVGTGLLTDTFRALTRDASVPVALHLDHCPDRAVVAEVIAAGWSSILFDASDRDLATAERETTEVVAAAHAAGVDIESEIENILGVEDGVGSDDAQHAYSVEQLAEVAERTGADLLAPQLGTSHGMFTSKPTLLPERVTALAALTDKPIVLHGGTGLSDEEFRSFISAGVSKINISTAVKMSYMRAAAAHLDEARRTDRWDPPSMFRSVSDAVRSEIVAHIDAFGAAGRAEAAVKAMPS